One Gossypium raimondii isolate GPD5lz chromosome 3, ASM2569854v1, whole genome shotgun sequence genomic window carries:
- the LOC105796433 gene encoding wall-associated receptor kinase-like 1, producing MTCDPAKSSQRTEERMGIRMVFYFILQLPQLIQSASTFEAGEAGCKETCENVSIPYPFGIKRGCYQNSWFRVTCNKTINGTKPFISRINMELLPSYWLVEDNRVTVNNPVTYLNCDDKGNNGTTSSSSVNLQGSPFFLSEQNIFGSVGCGYLAIIFRNNQTDPIAACLQQRCEDHISSKLPGCLTMVPENLTSYTTALRPMTEIISPGEKESSKRCTSTFVGDSNEFSEISIDMTHVPATLEWNPVKCDLEASLCSMVRPNYALPYKTSCNERCGNVDIPFPFGIKVGCYKSEWFRVTCNKTADGEKPFISSINMQLLNVSFYEGTVLVNNSVIYSYCPGKDRENNEGSVNLTGTPFFFSHIFDRFMSIGCGNLATFLDSPTNDHRIGGCKLPPCENNMTSIVRCAVNIPPGLSSFVTNIRRIYPNNGSKSSCISSFIVDTRFLDSLEANSDHNATTTNRSGTYVPTTLQWGIPKRGLCELGEESGTLCSPDGRYCWTSLSQMHLCVCTPDTYNDYDYLSTDVCQEIGKCVDMKYRNCFIHCLNADGNDCSSSCPDRYKYLGHMCPPLNVLDSSEVPTKKSKRSQNLPVIIGCSTSIGTIVVLIGTWHMHKLIERRNNIKLKQKYFKRNGGLLLQQQLSNNKGNFEKIKLFASKELEKATDYYNENRILGRGGQGTVFKGMLTDGSIVAIKKSKMTEDKKLDENELKQFITEVMILSQINHRNVVKLLGCCLETKVPLLVYEFVPNGTLSQLLHVPNEEFPLTWEMRLRIAIEIANSLSYLHSAASVPIYHRDIKSSNILLDDKYRAKVSDFGTSRSVALEQTHVTTRVQGTFGYLDPEYFRSSQFTEKSDVYSFGVVLIELITGQKPVSSCQSEEVVRSLANFFLHSMKENSLLNIVDPLVMNDNAEEEIVAVAKLAKRCLNLNGKRRPTMKQVALELERIRSSEEANGMQQSADEDSDTDAMIEASGVDSFSTSGSVLKDSVTLK from the exons CTGAGGAGAGAATGGGCATTCGCATGGTGTTTTACTTCATCCTGCAGCTACCACAGCTCATACAATCAGCATCAACGTTCGAAGCAGGTGAGGCTGGTTGTAAAGAAACATGTGAGAATGTTTCTATTCCTTACCCATTTGGAATCAAAAGAGGTTGCTATCAAAATTCATGGTTTAGAGTAACTTGCAACAAAACTATTAATGGGACAAAGCCTTTCATCTCTCGCATCAATATGGAGCTCCTTCCTTCATATTGGTTAGTCGAAGACAACCGAGTCACCGTCAACAATCCAGTGACTTATCTAAATTGCGATGATAAAGGAAACAATGGCACTACTTCTTCTTCAAGTGTCAACCTACAAGGTAGTCCATTTTTCTTAAGTGAACAAAATATATTCGGATCAGTAGGTTGCGGTTATCTGGCCATTATTTTTCGCAACAATCAAACTGATCCCATCGCTGCCTGCCTACAACAAAGATGTGAGGACCATATTTCCTCTAAATTACCTGGCTGCCTTACTATGGTTCCTGAAAACCTCACTTCCTATACAACAGCCTTGAGGCCCATGACAGAGATCATAAGTCCCGGGGAAAAAGAATCCAGCAAGAGATGCACATCTACTTTTGTTGGTGACTCAAACGAGTTTTCAGAAATAAGCATTGATATGACGCATGTTCCGGCAACGCTGGAGTGGAATCCGGTCAAATGCGATTTAGAAG CCTCATTATGCTCAATGGTAAGACCAAATTATGCATTACCTTACAAGACAAGCTGTAATGAAAGATGTGGGAATGTTGATATTCCATTTCCATTTGGGATTAAAGTGGGCTGCTACAAGAGTGAATGGTTCAGAGTAACTTGCAACAAAACTGCTGATGGTGAGAAGCCTTTCATAAGTAGCATCAATATGCAACTTCTTAATGTTTCTTTTTACGAAGGCACAGTTCTCGTCAACAATTCAGTAATTTATTCCTACTGCCCTGGCAAAGATCGAGAAAATAACGAGGGTAGTGTTAACCTAACAGGCACCCCATTTTTCTTCTCACATATCTTCGACAGATTCATGTCTATAGGTTGCGGCAATTTGGCTACTTTTCTTGATAGTCCGACTAATGATCATCGTATTGGTGGCTGCAAGCTACCTCCTTGTGAGAATAATATGACTTCCATTGTTAGATGCGCTGTCAATATTCCTCCGGGTCTTAGTTCTTTTGTCACAAATATCAGACGGATTTATCCTAATAATGGCAGCAAGAGCTCATGCATTTCATCTTTCATTGTTGACACACGTTTTCTTGATTCCCTTGAGGCAAATTCTGACCACAATGCCACAACAACCAATCGTAGTGGGACGTATGTTCCCACAACACTGCAATGGGGTATACCAAAACGTGGGCTCTGTGAGTTGGGAGAAGAGTCTGGCACCCTTTGTAGCCCCGATGGCCGATATTGTTGGACAAGCTTGAGCCAAATGCATCTATGTGTTTGTACCCCGGATACCTATAATGACTATGATTATCTTTCCACTGATGTATGCCAAG AGATAGGTAAATGTGTGGATATGAAATATAGAAATTGTTTTATACATTGTTTGAATGCTGATGGCAACGATTGTTCATCATCGTGTCCTGATCGATACAAATACTTGGGACATATGTGCCCGCCCCTAAATGTTTTGGATTCATCAGAGGTTCCTACCAAAAAGTCTAAAAGATCTCAAAATTTGCCAGTCATTATAG GTTGCAGCACTAGTATTGGGACAATAGTTGTGCTAATTGGTACATGGCATATGCACAAACTAATAGAGAGAAGAAACAACATCAAGTTGAAGCAGAAAtactttaaaagaaatggaggcTTACTTCTGCAACAACAATTGTCCAATAATAAAggtaattttgagaaaataaagttgttTGCTTCAAAGGAACTGGAAAAGGCAACAGATTATTATAACGAGAATCGAATCCTTGGTAGAGGCGGCCAAGGAACTGTGTTTAAAGGGATGTTAACGGATGGAAGCATTGTAGCAATTAAGAAGTCAAAAATGACAGAGGACAAGAAACTAGATGAAAATGAGCTTAAACAGTTTATTACTGAGGTGATGATTTTATCACAGATTAACCATAGAAATGTGGTAAAGCTTTTAGGATGTTGCCTAGAGACAAAAGTGCCATTGCTGGTTTATGAGTTCGTCCCCAATGGAACACTCTCTCAACTCCTACATGTGCCAAACGAAGAGTTCCCACTGACATGGGAAATGCGTTTACGAATTGCAATTGAAATTGCTAATTCATTATCCTATTTGCATTCAGCTGCTTCCGTTCCTATTTATCATCGAGACATCAAATCTAGCAACATACTTTTGGATGATAAATATAGAGCGAAAGTGTCGGATTTTGGAACTTCAAGATCAGTTGCACTTGAGCAAACTCATGTAACCACTCGAGTTCAAGGAACTTTCGGATACTTAGATCCTGAATATTTTCGATCAAGCCAATTTACAGAAAAGAGTGATGTCTATAGTTTTGGAGTTGTTCTTATTGAACTTATAACAGGACAAAAACCCGTCTCTTCATGTCAATCAGAGGAAGTGGTGAGAAGCTTGGCAAACTTTTTTCTACACTCAATGAAGGAGAATTCCTTACTCAACATTGTTGATCCACTGGTAATGAATGATAATGCAGAAGAAGAAATTGTAGCAGTTGCTAAGCTAGCAAAAAGATGCTTGAATCTGAATGGAAAGAGAAGGCCTACAATGAAACAAGTTGCATTGGAGCTAGAGCGGATTAGATCATCAGAAGAAGCTAATGGCATGCAACAAAGTGCAGATGAAGATTCTGATACGGATGCCATGATCGAAGCTTCAGGTGTTGATTCCTTTTCAACGTCTGGTTCAGTTCTAAAAgatagtgtaactttgaaataG